The following are encoded in a window of Primulina eburnea isolate SZY01 chromosome 4, ASM2296580v1, whole genome shotgun sequence genomic DNA:
- the LOC140830848 gene encoding protein SENESCENCE-ASSOCIATED GENE 21, mitochondrial-like, with amino-acid sequence MARSFSNVKTVSALISNKISVYSVGGMSNGVRMLKNESEEPTKISWIPDPVTGYYRPENKSQEIDAAELRRILIKDKTRQH; translated from the coding sequence ATGGCTCGTTCTTTCTCCAACGTTAAGACTGTGTCTGCTTTGATTTCCAACAAAATCTCTGTTTACTCCGTGGGTGGTATGTCAAACGGCGTGAGGATGCTAAAGAATGAGTCCGAAGAACCCACCAAGATCTCATGGATTCCGGACCCCGTTACCGGATATTACCGACCGGAGAACAAATCCCAAGAGATCGACGCCGCCGAGTTGCGGAGGATCCTCATCAAGGACAAAACCAGACAACACTAA